One window from the genome of Stigmatella erecta encodes:
- a CDS encoding DUF2381 family protein, with product MFRPFAPSFALASLLVGLTATAQPAPAGRSVVLAGKAGESPLIYVAPGTVTAILLGAPIVRESVQVEGRGRFPVFEVGDAGVTLSPAVALGTGERLALRVTYREGSPASVVFLLTGLPGKADGLVNVSRPQQTLDTCRVELSATRERCEAQAKELEALKALPAALSPAAVALAGFVNKKGMRGAGLEQACYYARGGDLHPVMCWGLGGPTWSVVVLEVSNTGGEPWAPAWAEVTPAGGEPRRARALLSGQATIPPGGVVSVAVEVEMPAREEPEEWLRALHTVRVCNGDGSRCLSVPQVKL from the coding sequence TTGTTCCGACCGTTCGCCCCAAGTTTTGCGCTCGCTTCCCTGCTGGTGGGCCTCACAGCGACGGCACAGCCTGCGCCCGCAGGGCGTTCCGTCGTTCTCGCGGGCAAGGCTGGCGAGTCCCCGCTGATCTACGTCGCGCCTGGCACTGTCACGGCGATTCTGCTGGGCGCTCCGATTGTGCGTGAGTCTGTCCAGGTAGAGGGGCGCGGCCGGTTCCCTGTGTTCGAGGTGGGTGATGCAGGCGTGACGCTCTCGCCCGCCGTGGCGCTCGGAACGGGCGAACGGCTCGCGCTGCGGGTCACCTACCGCGAGGGCTCGCCCGCAAGCGTCGTGTTCCTGCTCACAGGGCTGCCAGGCAAGGCGGATGGCTTGGTGAACGTGAGCCGCCCGCAGCAAACCTTGGATACGTGCCGCGTGGAACTGTCCGCCACGCGCGAGCGATGCGAGGCACAAGCCAAGGAACTGGAGGCGTTGAAGGCACTGCCCGCAGCACTGAGTCCCGCAGCCGTGGCGCTCGCGGGGTTCGTGAACAAGAAGGGCATGAGGGGAGCCGGGCTTGAGCAAGCGTGCTACTACGCGCGCGGGGGTGACCTTCACCCCGTCATGTGCTGGGGCCTTGGGGGGCCAACGTGGAGCGTAGTTGTCCTCGAAGTGAGCAACACCGGGGGGGAGCCATGGGCGCCCGCGTGGGCCGAAGTGACGCCCGCAGGAGGGGAGCCGCGCCGCGCTCGCGCGCTGCTCTCAGGGCAGGCAACCATCCCCCCGGGCGGTGTGGTGAGTGTGGCCGTGGAAGTGGAGATGCCCGCGCGCGAGGAGCCCGAAGAATGGCTGCGGGCGCTGCACACGGTGCGGGTGTGCAACGGTGACGGGAGCCGCTGCCTGTCCGTTCCCCAGGTGAAGCTGTAG